From Acomys russatus chromosome 25, mAcoRus1.1, whole genome shotgun sequence, a single genomic window includes:
- the Nt5m gene encoding 5'(3')-deoxyribonucleotidase, mitochondrial, with protein MLRLRGCCARPRGAPLRVERSRASSRALRVLVDMDGVLADFEGGFLRKFRARFPDLPFVALEDRRGFWVSEQYGRLQPGLSEKAISIWESKDFFFELEPLPGAVEAVKQMASLQNTDVFICTSPIKKFKYCPYEKYAWVEKHFGPDFLEQIVLTRDKTVVSADLLIDDRPDITGAEPHPSWEHILFTSCHNHHLQLQPPRRRLHSWADDWKAILDSKRPC; from the exons ATGCTCAGGCTGCGCGGCTGCTGCGCGCGTCCCCGCGGCGCCCCGCTACGGGTCGAGCGGAGCCGGGCGAGCAGCCGCGCCCTGCGGGTGCTGGTGGACATGGACGGCGTGCTGGCGGACTTCGAGGGCGGCTTCCTCCGGAAGTTCCGCGCGCGCTTCCCGGACCTGCCCTTCGTGGCGCTGGAGGACCGGCGCGGCTTCTGGGTGTCGGAGCAGTACGGACGTCTGCAGCCTGGGCTGAGC GAGAAAGCCATCAGCATCTGGGAGTCAAAGGATTTCTTCTTTGAACTCGAGCCTCTTCCAGGAGCTGTGGAAGCTGTGAAGCAGATGGCCAGTCTGCAGAA CACCGATGTCTTCATCTGTACGAGCCCCATCAAGAAGTTCAAGTACTGTCCCTATGAGAAG TATGCATGGGTGGAGAAGCACTTTGGCCCCGACTTTCTGGAGCAAATTGTATTGACCAGAGACAAGACCGTGGTCTCTGCCGACCTCCTCATAGACGACCGGCCGGACATCACAG GGgccgagccacaccccagctggGAGCACATCCTCTTTACCTCCTGCCACAACCACCACCTGCAGCTGCAGCCCCCTCGCCGCAGGCTGCACTCATGGGCAGATGACTGGAAGGCCATCTTGGACAGCAAGCGGCCCTGCTGA